The genomic region TAGTTAGGCTACAGTAACCGCAAAATGTGACCCTGGATGTCTTACTCATTTGAAGGTCAAATGTTACTAAGATATCTTTAACTTTAGGCTATGTACTGTATTtcaaaagtaatattgaattgtgtttggttgacaacgcaaccaaatgtcaacatttaaaggagattTATAGTATCTACTGCTTGGATATTTCCATCTGTGCCAATGACTTGTCTGGGTTTAATTCCACTTGGTCgacaaattaataattgatatgttggattcacatctccatctcaatcaaaaatctaagttaaagaataggacttaAATGTACTTGAaatagtttgatttgatttagtcctataaTTTTTTAAACCCCTAGGCCTATTTGTTGTTGAATTCTTGGCTGATTTGAAACAACAGCTGTTGATAACTTTACAAACGCTATATCCTAAATCTACATTTCATTTGTTCTGTTAAACCTACACCTTGGAATGGCTTcgcaacagtgaatctatttagtTAAATGGATATCTCTCAAAAACCAATCTGACAATAGCACATTGGTAATTGTCAGTGATAACTGTTATAGTTAATCagggctgggcttggttaaatccctggatgggagaccaatgAGTAGCTATGGATACAtgaactctccagtaggaggtacTGCCCAGCCTACAACTCATTTTCTGACAGTGGATATAACCTTGAAGATCGCATTGTTCTAAAGATACAAATTCAACATATGTTATgcaaggtttgtctatgttgaaatttTGTTACTATGATGACATAATGCTGTGGTTTAATATTCACAGTCAAAACAACAGACTTGTTAGAAATCCAACGTATTTTCCACCtagattccacatcacaatactTTGACAAATTACATTAAAACAGCactgattcaaccagtttgtgcccagtgggtaagcACTGACAGtcaccacacacatgcacagacaacCTTTTCAACTGCCTGCATGTCAGGGACTTTAAATGGGCTTTGGCTGAGGGAAAGCAGTTGGTCAGCACGGTCACAGCGTGGTTCTCAGAAAGACGTGGGTTTCAGCCACTTACTGAGTGTGTGTAGCAATGCCAAATTCCATCTGGGAAAGGAGAGAGCTAACCGAGCTTCCTGCTTTCCTTGCCCGGCACACGTCACACGTCGCAATGCAACCCGGGCCAAGCCCTTGAACAGGCATGATGATAACGGTGGAGAGAGAGCTTTCAGCAGCCCTGTTACCGGGGATTATGACTGTGTTGTTTAATAGTGCTATCGTGACCAGAATAGAATACTGTTTTATCCAAGTAATCAGTCAGGCCTTTGCTTAGACATAGGCCTAGGGGTTGTTTGGAAATGGTCGCCATGAAATGTATTCGAAGCCCTCCTCCAATAGATCCAGGTGAGAGCCATAAAGGAATGCAGCTGCCACCCACAAACCTGCATTCAGACACGCACCCAGGGCATATGCAGCCTCCATAGATAGATTGATAGTGGGGGCGCCGCATGGCAGTCCCAAAATCAGCCCCAGCCAGCCATGTTGGCCTTAACACAACGGACACGCTCTTAAGTCCACAGTCGTAGTAACATTTTATGTGACAAGCATTATAAAGGTGATTTATAGTACGCATGTGTGTTGGTAGAATATTTTCCAGAATATTTAGCTGGGGGGATTAGCTGGGCATTTTCAAATCGCTTGAATGATGGTTGTACACCGAGTCCATCTATCGACCGTTAAACAAACTTCCTGTGAAAATAACGAGCGCAGCGAATGTCGACTCAGAAGGCCTACTCTGAAGGCCCGTCAAGACAAGAGACGCCGTGCCAAAGAGTTGGGAATTTCGCCACTTAAAAGCAAGGCCTTTTATTTATGACACAGAGCATCGCTTTACCCCTGTGTCGCTGTTTATACATCCAGAACCATTAGTATTGTTTAGCCTCTGGGTGAATATCTGATGAGAACTCTCAATGTCCTGTTATTATAACACTGTTATTTACTACTGTGCAGTAACACTGTCTATATACTGCTATACTCACATCCCTGCTAAGAGATACTGTCTGTCTTGTTGAAGACCTGAACCCCCccatcactctttctctctctctggtttttaTTCCCAACAATCATCATATTCAGATCCTGTCTGAGCTGCTCAGGCTGGGGTTAGTGTTCTGAACAGTTACTGACAGAGTCAGGTATACGGTTTCACTTTGCCTTTTTAACACTATTGTGGCAATTAAATAACTGTTTCATTCCGTTGAATAAAGCCTGTTGGGGAGAAATTCAAAACAACAAGCATCATGAGATGAAAAGGCATTTTTTGAAAGGTTAACTTTGTTAACTTTGAAAATGAGTCGCCGTCCCTAATGTTCTTTTCTCCTGCTGGAGACACCGTGACACCTGTTTCTCTGTATCTGGGCCCTCCCAACCCCCACCCCCCCTTCCAAGCACACCCTACCTCCCCACCCCACCAACCAACCCACGTGTCTCTGCTAATCAACCACTACCACCCTCCAAACCACCCCAAAACCCCCTAACACCAGGCCTTTTTCTCAAGCCCAGGTTTTGCTCAGCATTGAAAGGCAATTTGAAACCGACAAACCTAAATCCTTCAACATTTCTACCTTCTACATTCATGCCCCTTCTCAAACCCAGGCCATCCCTGATTCCCACACAGCTCAGTCTGGTTGGAGTTCCGGGTTCGGTATCCGGGTCAGCCGTCCAGGTCAGTCACACTATCCGCAGGCCCTCTAAGGAGGCAGCCGCTCCAGACCGGACCTCTCTCATTTAGCCATGGAGGTGACACGGTGGGGTATCTCTGTACTCAGCAGGCCACCCGCCACAGGAGACTCCCGGCCGGACCGCTTCCATCTGGGCCCTCAGGTTGATCAGAAAAACCTGCCTCCGGGGTGATGGTATCTCAAACATCTCTTTTCCCTCCAGAAGGGGAAAAAACATTTTAAGTATTTCCTTTTGACCTATGCATCCacatttcagagagagagagagagagagtgtgtgtgtgtgtgtgtgtgtgtgtgtgtgtgtgtgtgtgtgtgtgtgtgtgtgtgtgtgtgtgtgtgtgtgtgtgtgtgtgtgtgtgtgtgtgtgtgtgtgtgtgtgtgtgtgtgtgtgcgtgtgatacTTCATACTGACATATGAGCTGCTCAATGCTGTTTTTCTCACACAGAGCAAGGGGAAACCATGAATCACCACCAGTTGGATCCAGAAcacattctctcctcctcctctcctccatgcaTGTCAGactaaaaagcagaaatagagaggaATTATTTTCTCATACCTATACAAGAGGTGTCTATCCAGAAAATCAGGAACACAATGACTAAAGGAATACGCTTTTGAGTATTGCATAGTTCTTAAGTCAAATTTGATAGCTGGATGTAAATTCCTATATAAAACAATGAAATAATAAGTATTTCAAAAGGGTCTCAAAACATTGCATATATGTGCAATAAAAACGCATGCAGTTGGCAATAAATCAACGTGTTGCTTTAGTTGAAAACTCAGGGTTCAGATATACGTCCTGTGTTACTCTCAAAATACCTTCAAGATGTAAAATAAAAAAGGTATGCAAGGTATTTGAAGGAATTGGAATCTTGGTTGTGACACACAGGTGATTTAATGTTGTAATGCACTTGTCAGTTGTAATGTATCACATTCAGATAGTGAATCTCCTGACAGTTAGTATGATCGGCCAAAGCTTAGGAATCCACGGCAAATAGGAGTATAAACACAAGAGGGCAATAGTTTACCAGAAATCGTATCTTATATGGTGATACACACAACGAGCGGTCCAGCCTATCAAAAGAAAACAGCCCCCAAGTCCCCATTCAAAGTGACATTTTTCATACCTTTTTCTGCACAGGTCCAATAATGGTCAGAATCAGTCAGAATCCTGCCCAGTAAGGTTCCCTGGGGACAGATATCACATTTGGGATTCTGTAAAATGTCTGAAATCTGCTCAAAGAGAAAGATCAATGACCGCAGAGAGGATTATGGAACAGATACCTTCCAGTAAACATGCTGTCACTCAAAATGAGTGCCCAGCAGTAGGCACTGGAACCCTCTCAACTTTGTCAGAGTGTCTCATAAAATATCCAGCCTGTCAGAAGTTTGTTGGGAATCTTAAATTGTTCCAGTTTCATATTTTGCTATATGGCAGGCATATACATCTATTAACCAATCAATCGGATTGGTTGCATATTTTGCTGCTAATGAAAGAAGCCAAGATGAAAGGATGTGAGACTTGTTATTCAAGCCGTTCTGAATCTGGCGCTAGAAGGCAATGTTTTGATACGGTAATACAGAGCTATAACAGACTCTGCTGTGTATTATATCATATGCTTTGTAGATTTCTACTCTGTGTTATTCCTACCACGTGCGTGTCTTTTCTCTGTAAAGCTGAGGTAATTTTGCAGTGAGGAGAAGTTGATTTTAAATGCTGCGGAAAAGATGTAGGGGGATATCAGACAAATAACGTGAATAATTATTGGAAATAATGTCCAGATATAGGGAGTTTTGCCAAATGATGGAATCATTGCTGCTCTCCTCTCCGGTTCATCCACTCATTGCTGTAGTCATGGTTGGAAAACAGGTGTTTCCGATACGGAGCCCTGTCTCCATGGTCCCAGATCCACTTCATTCTCTGATCATGGTTCAGATATGATATTTCATGGTTGGAACCGTATGCATGATAGGAAGTGATTGGGCAGGAACGTTCCCCTCGGAGGACATCCATTACATGCTGATTGGTCTGCACATGGATCTGTAATGAGGGGCACCGCAGAGCAAGAATAGAATCATCGTAAATACTgtatggtttctctctctctctctctctctctcaagtgatTACGAGCTGCTTTCCTCTGAAACAGGTGGCATATTTATGTCCAGTCGTCCACAACAATAGTTACATCATGCACATTCCTTTTCTCTCTGGTAGGCAGAACCTGCAGGACTGCCTGTTTTTTTCCTATTTCAGTTTGATAGATGTGATGAGTCATTGATTCAAACCAACCAGGGCAGATGTGTTTACAGGACCTTGGGATAATAAATAAGACCATTCTTGAATACTTTTTGTAAAACACACAATATGCGGTATATCTTTCTTCATCTTTACTGTTCCATACATGCATAGTTAGAGTATTGCAGATTTCTGATGATAAAGCCACAGTCAGTAAGATTTCCTGTTATTTAAACTAATTAAATAAACCCCATGGATGTTGAATAATATGATACCAAATGGTAGAATATCATTGTAATTGCTAGTAAGTGATATTTGAATAAGAAAACGTCAGAGGATGCTCTATTCTTTGTGTTTTTGTTAGTGGTCCACTCTGATGGTACGCGCATCTTATAGTGACGGCTGTAAATGAATCAAAACCATGGAAATGAATTCAAATGTTTATTGAACATTACTGTGCTTGGCACCTGTATGTACATTTTTTTTGAATGcctttctaaagaatatttttgataTTTCCCTTTATTCCACACATTTGTCTTCATGATAGATTGGCCAATATAATAGCATTATTGCTTGGCACTTAAATACGCTTATCTACAACACACCAAAACATACTTTAATTACTCTGTTCTCCTATTGTATATTTAAAACATTTCACACAACAATTTTAAAGCGTATGGTTTTTACTTGCATTCACCATCTTATATATGCTTTTTAAAAGGTAATCCACTCAAAATTGTGAAGCCATTCCAGTCTGTGAGGAAAGGAATTGATAAGATTGTGGTGATTTCACTGTATATTCAGTGTCCCCTTGAACAGAGCCTCTCATCCAGCATGTCCACTGAGAGATGCCGGGCCAACAACTGGGCCCCTGTCGGACACACGTAGTTCATCCCTCACCCTGACCTGTAGGTCTTTGACTTCATCCCTCACCCTGACCTGTAGGTCTTTGACTTCATCCCTCACCCTGACCTGTAGGTCTTTGACTTCATCCCTCACCCTGACCTGTAGGTCTTTGACTTCATCCCTCACCCTGACCTGTAGGTCTTTGACTTCATCCCTCACCCTGACCTGTAGGTCTTTGACTTCATCCCTCACCCTGACCTGTAGGTCTTTGACTTCATCCCTCACCCTGACCTGTAGGTCTTTGACTTCATCCTTCACCCTGACCTGTAGGTCTTTGACTTCATCCCTCCAGTATgtgctgtattatattatgttcACCCTTTGTCCATCCATCATCCTCCCTTCATCACCTCTGAGTGGCCAGAGGGAAAACCATATTGATCAGGCACTGTTAATATCCACAACCCAGTTCTCTCCCAATGTTGCCACAATGCTATAGAATAATGTTGCATAACTGTCCTGTTACAACTAGAGATGTGGAAGTGGAGGGGAAGTTTCTGGATCTCACGAAGCCCCTGTCACATCATGTCCGGGGCTGGATATAATCCATAGCAACAAGGCTGAGTTACTGTAGAGGCTGTCATTACTATTGCACCATAACAAATTCATGGGTTCACTCCTGAGAATCCCTGCACAGTAAGAGTATATGGGCCCCTCTCCTTCACGGATCCCTCTGTGTGTCCCCAATAATGGGGTTAGTGTTCTGAACAGTTACTGAGAGAGTCAGGTATACGGTTTCACTTTGCCTTTTTAACACTATTGTGGCAATTAAATAACAGTTTCATTCCCGTTGAATAAAGCCTGTTGGGGAGAAATTCAAAACAACAAGCATCATGAGATGAAAAGGCATTTTTTGAAAGGTTAACTTTGTACAGTACCTCAGTATTACAAACGCTAAACGTAAAATGACTCAACATCAATAGCACATCTGAGATAACAGATTTATCGTAGAAGAAACATAACTTGTTGAAATAATGGGACAGCGAAAATGGGTCAGAAGTGAGATCCTAGTTTTTACACGATGTGCATAGACATTTGAGAGGAGGAGCCATACTGCCGGCCATCACAGGAGCCTGCCCCCTGCTGGCCAGTGGAGGGATTGCCGATCATGTGCATGCTGTCCATGCCACCGTTGGACAGGTACTGGCGCTCGGCAAATGCCCCGGCAGGGGAAGAGGAACACAGGAGGCCGCCCTGGGGCTTCTCGGGGCTGGTAGCCAGACGAGGGGAGGTGGGGAAGTTGTATCCATACAGGTTGTAGGGGTTGTGGAGTGAGAAGCCGTTGTAGGACCCCTGTTGCACATGGTGGTGGCCCCCGCTGAACATGTGGGTGGATGAgggggaggagccagaggaggaaGAGCCAGAAGCGGAGCTAGAGCCCGCCTGCATCACATACTGCAGCTGGGAGGCCGGGAACGAGGTCAACTGACCTCCATAGGCATCCATCTTTCCGCCAGCACTTCCACTGCTGCCACTGGACAGAGAGCCATGGCCACCCCCCTGCATTCCCGCAGAAATCAGGGAGGAAGTCCTCTGGGGCAGGAAGGATTCAGACTGCTGGGTGGAGGCCACAGTGCCCACTGCTGCCTGGAGGCGTCCGTAGGAGCTGTCAGCCAGGCCCCCGTAGCCCTGTAGGGCCGCCATGTTGCTGCGGGCGCAGGCCGGGTACTCAGACAACCCCATGCTGCACAACTGGCTCTCCCTGCAGCCCACATTGAAGGTGTTGGGGGCCAGGTGGAAGGTAGGCGGTGAgcaggagggggacaggagatgGGCTGCACCAGAAGGGGAGGGGGTTCCTGTGCTGGAGGTGGTGGGAGAGGTACCCGTGCTTCCTCCTaaaaaacacacagagacacacacacacaacgcataacagtgagacagtgagacagaacCAGCGCTACAGAGTGAAACATCAACACAAACACTggccaacaatcacactctgacAATATCTCTAATTTCAGCCTTTCGCCGCCAGAATGTCTCCTTCCAGCAACTGCTGCCGTTTGATCTTAACCGGTCAAATAAGAGAGTGCTGTTTAAGACTGGTGCATAAGCTTCTTAATTCACATGTATTAAAGAATTCGATATCACACTTACTTGTAAATTGCAGCTGACTTCACCACCTCGACTTGCTCAACATCTGATTTTAAGGACTAATTGCATGACTGCATTACTTCTTTTAAATTGTACTATTTATGGGATCTTAAACCCTCTCATAAATAACAGTAATTGTTTCTGAGCATAAATGTGGCTTCAGTTTGGTACATTACATGTCGGGTCAACAGAGCTCTGAGCTTGCCCCTTTTCTCAAAGAATCATGCATTCGTAATTTAGACATGTATGaccgtaaaaataaaaaaactcatCTTGGCACAGGTTAACATGCAATAAGTCAACATTTTGGAGTCAGCCGATCGCTGTGGAATATCACTCACATATTTCTTGATTAATGAGAATTTAGGCCGCATTCACTAAAATTACATTTGAAACCAGCTGAAGAAAAAAACACTGCATAACTAACTAATTCAGGATTCTCTCTTGGCCAGAGTTCTGATTCTGACTGCGCCATATGCCTTTGATAATACAGCTGTTCTGTTCAGCTCAGTTCTGCAAGTTTCTGTTGGTAAGGAGAGGAAGATATCACAGTGATGTCATGTTTTCCTTTCTGGTCGTCAGGGGTTAGAGCAGCGTTAGTGTTGCTGAGGGGAACGGTTGATTACCCTACTGGAAGGCCGTCTGGTGGAgctggggggtgggggaggggtgcTCAGTCCTTACGGCATGCCCAAAGTTCATCAGAGGCGCGAGGACTTTAATTAACGTCTAATCGGTTTGGAGGAGTTTGTGATAACAAACAGATGTCGACACAGACAAAATACTGAGTGACGTAACGTCATCATGACCTCGGAGAAAGGCGTGCTGAAGAAATCAACTTGCTTTAAGCATCGGGGGCCTGTGATACGAGCCATGAGTAGAGACACTGGGCTGTGCTCGCTGGGGAGAGACGCATGAGACTTTCACTGATACGTCACAGAGACGTCCAAAAGCCACAGGGGGCATTTTAATATTTTATGGTTAAGGTCCTGTAGAATGTGAAAAGTTCAGTACATTCCAAGTCAGACGGACATGCCAAAAGTGATGACCAGTGATGACCAGACTGATGAAGGACATAGATTATTGATGTGttgggaaaggaaaggaaaaggtatgcagtgacagtgagagagtgtAGATGGGAGATTAGGACATAGTTTAAATACAGTTTTACACACCTTGCTGTTTCTGCATGTTGGTGAAGTCCTCAAACGTGAGTGTCCTCACAGGCGGTCTCCAGAACGCATAGGTCTCCATGATCGCCTCCAGACCagtcctgtgtgagagagagaatgagagactgaaacagtggaagaaaaaaaaagaggGTCAGTGTGAGGGAAGGGTTGGGTACATAAAACATAACCAGGGCGGggcaagagaaagaggaaggaagagTTGTGACGGGAAAACAGATAGTCAAAAGAACAAGAGAGgcacatagagaaaggagggagtgtAAGTATGAGTGAGAGAGGTTggcaagagagaggcagagaaggagaAGTGGAGTCAGACGGAGGAAACTGGAGCCATTAAAAGGAGCAGGTTTTTACTGTGAACATAAATCTGGGTGACATTTCATCTTGAACACGGTTCTCCTTCCTGCGTGATTTACTCCTGTGTGCCCTGCTGAGCCCTATCCCAGGGAAACGAGGGCCTGTCCCGACCATGTTATTTTAGGGCCAGTAACTGCCGGGCCATTCCAGCTCGTTAGCG from Oncorhynchus masou masou isolate Uvic2021 chromosome 29, UVic_Omas_1.1, whole genome shotgun sequence harbors:
- the LOC135519162 gene encoding T-box transcription factor TBX15-like isoform X2 translates to MSDRRRSAAALSSRAHAFSVEALIGSNKKRKLRAWEEKELELSMESLATNGQLGDSDDPAHCLDIDPDSEASPGSDGEGLAERTSCSFGSPADLAPAACEPSPAASMEEIQVELQCADLWKRFHEIGTEMIITKAGRRMFPAMRVKIVGLDPHQQYYIAMDIVPVDNKRYRYVYHSSKWMVAGNADSPVPPRVYIHPDSLASGDTWMRQVVSFDKLKLTNNELDDQGHIILHSMHKYQPRVHVIRKDFSSDLSPTKPVPSGEGVKTFSFPETVFTTVTAYQNQQITRLKIDRNPFAKGFRDSGRNRTGLEAIMETYAFWRPPVRTLTFEDFTNMQKQQGGSTGTSPTTSSTGTPSPSGAAHLLSPSCSPPTFHLAPNTFNVGCRESQLCSMGLSEYPACARSNMAALQGYGGLADSSYGRLQAAVGTVASTQQSESFLPQRTSSLISAGMQGGGHGSLSSGSSGSAGGKMDAYGGQLTSFPASQLQYVMQAGSSSASGSSSSGSSPSSTHMFSGGHHHVQQGSYNGFSLHNPYNLYGYNFPTSPRLATSPEKPQGGLLCSSSPAGAFAERQYLSNGGMDSMHMIGNPSTGQQGAGSCDGRQYGSSSQMSMHIV